The following proteins are co-located in the Malus sylvestris chromosome 13, drMalSylv7.2, whole genome shotgun sequence genome:
- the LOC126596990 gene encoding protein RGF1 INDUCIBLE TRANSCRIPTION FACTOR 1-like: MVGCKVCINKNRRDHWLNTLLLSKFFGSCGVHQHLRKNEKNVFCIDCNLRLCRHCMTSHCLHKKLQICKYVYHDVIRLQEIQKHLDCSKIQTYKINGEKAVHLNPRPQSKDAKPSTKAKFGASCEACGRYLQDMPNRYCSIACKVSIVSVKPKDHQSHKFITVAMREYAEFSPKVNYNSETNMSEMESSSISLAESSEEMNAWVCPALKPRRLLHKRKGIPRRAPLC; encoded by the exons ATG gtaggCTGCAAGGTTtgcataaataaaaatagaagagATCATTGGCTTAACACCCTTTTGCTTAGCAAATTCTTCGGTTCCTGCGGTGTTCATCAACACCTTCGGAAAAACGAGAAGAATGTGTTCTGCATAGACTGCAACCTCCGCCTCTGCAGGCATTGTATGACATCTCATTGCCTTCACAAAAAGCTTCAGATCTGCAAATACGTTTATCATGATGTCATTCGCCTTCAAGAAATTCAGAAGCATCTTGACTGCTCCAAAATTCAG ACATATAAAATCAATGGCGAGAAAGCTGTGCATCTAAATCCTCGTCCTCAATCCAAAGACGCGAAACCATCAACAAAAGCAAAGTTCGGTGCTTCCTGTGAAGCTTGTGGGAGATATCTACAGGACATGCCAAATCGCTACTGCTCCATCGCATGCAAG GTATCGATAGTTTCAGTGAAGCCGAAAGACCACCAAAGTCACAAATTCATCACCGTTGCAATGCGCGAATACGCTGAATTTTCGCCAAAAGTTAACTACAATTCGGAAACAAATATGAGTGAAATGGAATCATCGTCTATCTCGTTAGCCGAGTCATCTGAGGAGATGAATGCTTGGGTGTGTCCAGCATTGAAGCCGAGGAGGCTTTTGCACAAGAGGAAAGGCATTCCTCGCAGAGCTCCTCTATGCTGA
- the LOC126596989 gene encoding protein POLLEN DEFECTIVE IN GUIDANCE 1-like, which yields MALRSNGRNLSFEILSRNSSLDDQHDHAIFHRSNSDPVQSDQSTNSKFARRKRKKKKKTPATAHASIPESPTAIYGVVSNSFDVISETTNRETGDIHGNGLEFNYSVQTVLLPVTTEVVDPEFQGLHGTAELRQRTVIGSGGGVVEEMETASSRIESQAKEESAAEGGLASKQRSELSGNVIPKLQTAESLDWKRLMAEDPNHLFSVDKSPVQYFMEEMSNGNALRSTTTLGNEKERERVYDTIFRLPWRCELLIDVGFFVCFDSFLSLLTIMPTRILMTIWRTIQSRQFKRPSAAELCDFGCFTIMACGVTLLEQTDISLIYHMIRGQGTIKLYVVYNVLEIFDKLCQSFNPDVLQTLFNSADGLASCPPENMRFWVWRFICDQALAVAATIIHAFILLAQAITLSTCIVAHNNALWALLVSNNFSEIKSNVFKRYSKDNIHSLVYFDSVERFHISAFVLFVLAQNILEAEGPWFESFLSNALIVYVCEMIIDIVKHSFIAKFNDIKPIAYSEFLEDLCKQTLNIQSEGSKKNLTFIPLAPACVVIRVLTPVYAAHLPYSPLPWKLFWTLVLFAMTYVMLTSLKVLIGMGLQKHASWYVNRCKRRKHHLHYD from the exons atgGCGTTGAGATCCAACGGTCGAAATCTGTCGTTCGAGATTCTGAGCAGAAACAGTTCCCTCGACGACCAACATGATCACGCAATCTTCCACCGATCCAACTCAGATCCCGTTCAATCCGATCAATCTACCAACTCCAAGTTCGCCCGGAGAAAacgcaagaagaagaagaagacaccCGCCACCGCCCACGCCTCCATACCCGAAAGCCCCACTGCCATCTACGGCGTTGTTTCCAACTCCTTCGATGTCATTTCCGAAACCACAAACAGAGAAACCGGTGATATTCACGGCAACGGATTGGAATTCAATTACAGCGTCCAGACCGTGCTGTTGCCCGTCACGACGGAGGTCGTCGATCCCGAGTTCCAGGGTTTGCACGGGACCGCCGAGTTGAGGCAGAGGACTGTCATTGGTAGCGGCGGGGGAGTTGTGGAAGAGATGGAAACGGCGTCGTCTCGCATTGAAAGCCAGGCCAAGGAGGAGAGTGCGGCGGAGGGGGGTTTGGCGAGTAAGCAGAGGAGCGAGCTCAGTGGGAACGTGATCCCGAAATTGCAGACCGCTGAGTCATTGGATTGGAAGCGGCTCATGGCCGAAGATCCAAATC aTTTGTTTTCAGTGGACAAGTCGCCAGTGCAATACTTCATGGAAGAGATGTCGAATGGCAATGCGTTGCGGAGCACAACCACCCTTGGCAATGAGAAGGAACGAGAGAGAGTTTACGACACGATATTTCGCTTGCCATGGCGATGTGAATTG CTTATAGATGTTggcttttttgtgtgttttgattCGTTTCTGTCACTGTTGACTATCATGCCAACAAGAATTTTGATGACTATTTGGAGGACCATACAGTCAAG GCAGTTTAAGAGGCCATCTGCAGCAGAGCTGTgtgattttgggtgttttaCTATAATGGCTTGCGGAGTCACTCTCTTGGAGCAAACAG ATATCAGCTTAATATACCACATGATCCGTGGTCAAGGAACAATCAAATTATATGTGGTGTACAACGTGTTGGAG ATATTTGATAAACTATGCCAAAGTTTTAACCCAGATGTATTGCAAACTCTATTTAACTCAGCAGATGGACTTGCAAGTTGTCCACCAGAAAACATGAGATTCTGGGTTTGGAGATTCATTTGCGACCAAGCTTTAGCTGTGGCTGCTACAA TTATTCATGCATTTATCTTATTAGCTCAGGCGATTACTTTGTCAACCTGCATAGTTGCTCACAATAATGCCTTGTGGGCTTTGCTGGTGTCCAATAATTTTTCTGAGATAAAAAGCAATGTGTTTAAGCGATATAGCAAGGACAACATTCATAGTCTGGTATACTTTG ATTCAGTAGAGAGATTCCACATTTCAGCATTCGTCTTATTTGTTTTAGCTCAAAACATTCTTGAGGCTGAAGGTCCCTGGTTCGAAAGTTTCCTTTCT AACGCTCTCATAGTATACGTCTGTGAGATGATTATCGATATCGTAAAGCACTCATTCATTGCTAAGTTCAATGACATCAAGCCTATTGCTTACTCGGAGTTTCTTGAAGACCTATGCAAGCAG ACTTTAAATATACAATCAGAGGGTTCAAAGAAAAATCTTACGTTCATTCCTCTGGCACCAGCTTGTGTG GTCATCCGAGTGCTTACTCCCGTATATGCTGCTCACCTTCCTTACAGTCCCCTTCCGTGGAAACTATTTTGGACTCTCGTCCTTTTCGCGATGACGTATGTGATGCTGACAAGCCTGAAGGTGTTGATAGGCATGGGCCTCCAGAAACATGCCAGTTGGTACGTCAATAGGTGCAAAAGGAGGAAACACCATCTTCATTATGATTGA
- the LOC126597295 gene encoding probable clathrin assembly protein At4g32285: MQRRLRQVFSALREHSSVSYAKIATVGGFCNVELIIIKATAPDDLPLPERYVQELLKIFSISPSSLRDFSLSFNRRFVKTRCWRVALKCLILLHRLLRSVPEDSNFRSELLWTRSNGLMSLNQCHFRDDSSSASKDYTAFIRSYARLLDEALHCFWLDSKPAYDQQDQQQYEEYQYREQDEEYKEEGEEEEPQLESLSNRMMEVGRMLEVLPHLQTLIDLVMDCRPTGPAAKAFLVQLAMKHIIRESFMCYTIFRREIVTVLDSLLQIPYSSCISAFGIYKKAAVQANQLSEFYEWCKAMGFYGGYEYPFIDQIPHIQIHALEKFLNGMWQLTESSSTPTSPTSSASVPSSFVEFSSSTTLTEDDIGDRVFLSQKDHILVSTKWEKPLIRFERESYDKEKLLIQLDEEKPLIQFEIEVFDKEKPLIQFDEEKPLIDFEDDIDNESWESLLEASINKSPAAQTQQNISWQMQIYNPNALNPFHQPVIRPNYHGDYNVWCAQI; this comes from the coding sequence ATGCAGCGGCGACTTCGGCAAGTTTTCAGTGCTCTAAGAGAGCACAGCTCCGTGAGCTATGCCAAGATTGCCACGGTTGGAGGGTTTTGCAATGTCGAACTCATCATTATAAAAGCAACGGCTCCTGATGACTTGCCGTTGCCCGAAAGGTACGTTCAGGAGCTCTTGAAAATCTTCTCCATCTCCCCATCTTCGTTGAGAGATTTTTCACTCAGCTTCAATCGCCGCTTTGTCAAGACTCGCTGCTGGCGGGTTGCGCTCAAGTGTCTAATTCTCCTCCACCGCCTACTCCGTTCGGTGCCTGAAGACAGCAACTTCCGTTCTGAGCTCCTTTGGACGCGATCCAACGGTTTGATGTCTCTCAATCAGTGTCATTTCCGCGATGATTCTTCCTCCGCTTCTAAAGATTACACAGCCTTTATTAGATCATACGCTCGCCTCCTCGACGAAGCACTTCATTGCTTTTGGTTGGATAGCAAGCCAGCGTATGACCAGCAAGATCAACAACAATACGAAGAATATCAATATCGCGAACAAGACGAAGAgtacaaagaagaaggagaagaagaagagccgCAACTCGAGAGCTTATCGAATAGAATGATGGAAGTAGGCCGAATGCTTGAAGTGTTGCCGCACCTGCAAACCCTCATTGACCTTGTCATGGACTGCCGTCCCACAGGACCAGCAGCCAAAGCCTTCCTCGTCCAACTCGCTATGAAACACATCATAAGAGAAAGCTTCATGTGCTACACAATCTTCCGCCGTGAAATCGTCACGGTTCTGGACAGTTTGTTACAAATACCATACAGTAGTTGCATCTCGGCTTTCGGCATTTACAAAAAGGCAGCCGTCCAAGCAAACCAACTCTCTGAATTCTACGAGTGGTGTAAAGCCATGGGATTCTACGGAGGGTACGAGTAtccctttattgatcaaatcCCACACATACAAATTCATGCTCTCGAGAAATTCCTCAATGGTATGTGGCAGTTGACGGAGTCCTCATCGACACCAACTTCGCCAACTTCTTCGGCATCAGTGCCGTCATCTTTTGTGGAGTTTTCAAGTTCCACCACTTTGACAGAGGACGATATTGGTGACAGAGTATTTCTGTCACAAAAGGATCATATCCTTGTTAGTACAAAATGGGAGAAGCCGTTGATTCGGTTCGAGAGAGAAAGTTACGACAAGGAGAAGCTGTTAATTCAGTTGGACGAGGAGAAGCCGTTGATTCAGTTCGAAATAGAAGTTTTCGACAAGGAGAAGCCGTTAATTCAGTTTGACGAAGAAAAGCCGTTGATTGATTTCGAAGATGATATCGACAACGAGAGCTGGGAGAGCCTGCTTGAAGCTTCCATTAACAAGTCTCCAGCTGCTCAAACTCAACAAAACATTTCATGGCAGATGCAAATATACAACCCCAATGCTCTAAATCCATTCCATCAGCCAGTCATCAGGCCAAATTACCATGGGGACTATAACGTTTGGTGTGCTC